In the Phaeobacter gallaeciensis genome, one interval contains:
- a CDS encoding aminotransferase class V-fold PLP-dependent enzyme — translation MALLDTVDPKGLDEFSVVFTDRSLNHMSKAFQQVMLDISDMLKEVYSAEAVALVPGGGTFAMEAVARQFARGANALVVRNGWFSYRWSQIFESGGFTASSTVMKARQTGNSTPSPFTPAPIEEVVQAIREQKPDIVFAPHVETSAGVILPDDYVTAMAAAAHEVGALMVLDCIASGCAWVDMKATGVDVLISAPQKGWSASPSAGLVMFSEAALKRLEETTSDSFAINLKQWRAIMKAYEDGGHAYHATMPTDALRAFRDTMLETREYGFDRLRDAQWQLGNGVRAYLKDKGVVSVAAEGFGAPGVVVSYTSDPEIQNGKKFLALGMQIAAGVPLQCDEPDDFRTFRLGLFGLDKLYDVEGTLKRLTSVLDQVL, via the coding sequence ATGGCATTGCTTGATACCGTGGACCCGAAGGGGCTGGATGAATTTTCGGTGGTCTTCACCGACCGCTCGCTCAACCATATGTCGAAGGCCTTCCAGCAGGTGATGCTGGATATCAGCGACATGTTGAAAGAGGTGTACAGCGCCGAGGCCGTGGCCCTGGTGCCCGGCGGCGGTACCTTCGCGATGGAGGCTGTCGCCCGCCAGTTTGCCCGCGGCGCCAATGCTCTGGTGGTGCGCAACGGCTGGTTCTCCTACCGCTGGAGCCAGATCTTTGAAAGCGGCGGCTTCACCGCTTCCAGCACGGTGATGAAGGCGCGCCAGACCGGCAACAGCACCCCGTCGCCCTTTACCCCCGCGCCGATCGAAGAGGTGGTGCAGGCGATCCGCGAACAAAAGCCCGATATCGTCTTTGCGCCGCATGTGGAAACATCGGCCGGGGTGATCCTGCCGGATGATTATGTGACAGCCATGGCCGCCGCCGCCCATGAGGTCGGCGCGCTGATGGTGCTGGATTGCATCGCGTCGGGCTGTGCCTGGGTCGATATGAAGGCCACTGGCGTTGATGTGCTGATCTCGGCCCCGCAAAAGGGCTGGAGCGCGTCTCCCTCGGCGGGGCTCGTGATGTTCTCCGAGGCGGCGCTGAAACGTCTGGAGGAGACCACATCGGACAGTTTCGCCATCAACCTGAAGCAGTGGCGCGCCATCATGAAGGCCTATGAGGACGGCGGTCACGCCTATCACGCCACCATGCCCACCGATGCGCTGCGCGCCTTCCGCGATACCATGCTGGAAACCCGCGAGTACGGCTTTGACCGGCTGCGGGACGCGCAATGGCAGCTGGGTAACGGCGTGCGCGCCTATCTGAAGGACAAGGGCGTGGTCTCGGTCGCCGCCGAAGGGTTCGGTGCGCCGGGCGTCGTGGTCAGCTATACCAGCGATCCTGAGATTCAGAACGGCAAGAAATTTCTGGCGCTGGGCATGCAGATCGCCGCTGGCGTTCCGCTGCAATGCGACGAGCCCGATGATTTCCGCACCTTCCGTCTGGGTCTGTTCGGTCTTGATAAGCTGTATGATGTGGAAGGCACGCTGAAGCGCCTGACATCGGTTCTGGATCAGGTGCTCTGA
- a CDS encoding cold-shock protein, protein MANGTVKWFNATKGYGFIEPEAGGKDVFVHISAVERSGLNGLNDNQKVSYELETGRDGKQSAGSLELL, encoded by the coding sequence ATGGCCAATGGCACCGTAAAATGGTTCAACGCAACTAAAGGCTACGGCTTTATCGAGCCCGAAGCTGGCGGAAAAGATGTGTTCGTGCACATCTCGGCGGTTGAACGCTCGGGCCTCAACGGTTTGAACGACAACCAAAAAGTTTCCTATGAACTGGAAACCGGCCGTGACGGCAAGCAGTCCGCAGGTTCGCTGGAACTGCTCTAA
- the paaZ gene encoding phenylacetic acid degradation bifunctional protein PaaZ translates to MSLLEISSYAAGDWVKPGAGARNIASAVTGATIASAGNDDLDVQAMLDHARKVGGPALRKLTFHDRARMLKALATELGKHKDALYDLSFHTGATQSDHMIDIDGGIGTMFVFASKGRREMPDGHVYLDGDVEQLSRTGSFLGQHICTPLQGVAVHINAFNFPVWGMLEKLAPTLLAGVPAIVKPATATCYVTELAVKIMLDSGILPEGALQLVSGGIGDMLDRLDCQDVVSFTGSANTALKLRNTPAIVENSVRFVAEQDSLNASILGPDAAPGTPEFDLFIKEVSREMTAKAGQKCTAVRRIIAPEAQVQAVIEALSARLAKVVIGDPRLETTRMGALVSGSQKRDVLEKAALIGTEAKRVFGDPENFAVEGADAEQGAFVPPMLFHCEDPDTAVHVHDTEAFGPVSTVMGYRDLDHAIALANRGQGSLVASVITHDPAVARAVALGSGAFHGRLYFNNRDSMKESTGHGSPLPHMVHGGPGRAGGGEELGGVRGVKHYMQRTAIQGSPDILSAIGDKWVPGGTEIAAPAHPFTRKYSELSIGETLHTAPRTVTINDIEHFAHFTGDTFYAHMDDAAAKRNPFFPGRVAHGYLLLSFAAGLFVQPDEGPVLANTGLDGLRFMKPVSAGDSIKVRLTVKKKTPRNEEYGEVRWHVTLTNQDDELVAEYELLTMNAF, encoded by the coding sequence ATGAGCCTTCTTGAGATTTCCAGCTACGCCGCCGGAGACTGGGTGAAACCCGGCGCAGGCGCCCGCAATATCGCCAGTGCGGTGACCGGCGCCACTATCGCCAGTGCCGGCAATGATGACCTTGATGTGCAGGCAATGCTGGATCATGCCCGCAAGGTGGGTGGCCCTGCCTTGCGCAAACTGACCTTCCACGACCGCGCACGCATGCTGAAGGCGCTGGCCACCGAACTCGGCAAGCATAAGGACGCGCTCTACGATCTGTCCTTCCACACTGGCGCCACGCAATCGGATCACATGATCGACATCGACGGCGGCATCGGCACCATGTTCGTCTTTGCCTCCAAGGGGCGCCGCGAAATGCCCGATGGCCATGTCTATCTGGACGGCGATGTCGAACAGCTTTCCCGCACAGGCAGCTTCCTCGGCCAGCATATCTGCACCCCACTGCAAGGGGTTGCGGTGCATATCAACGCCTTCAACTTCCCGGTCTGGGGCATGCTGGAGAAACTGGCGCCCACCCTGCTGGCGGGTGTTCCTGCCATCGTGAAACCAGCGACCGCGACCTGCTATGTCACTGAACTGGCGGTAAAGATCATGCTCGATAGCGGCATCTTGCCCGAGGGCGCGCTGCAGCTTGTCTCGGGCGGTATCGGCGACATGCTGGACCGTCTGGATTGCCAGGACGTGGTCAGCTTCACCGGCTCCGCCAACACCGCGCTGAAACTGCGCAACACCCCGGCCATTGTTGAGAACTCAGTGCGGTTCGTGGCCGAACAGGACAGCCTCAACGCCTCGATCCTGGGGCCTGACGCAGCGCCTGGCACGCCGGAATTTGACCTGTTCATCAAGGAAGTCAGTCGCGAGATGACCGCCAAGGCAGGTCAGAAATGTACCGCCGTGCGCCGCATCATCGCCCCCGAAGCGCAGGTTCAGGCGGTGATCGAGGCCCTGTCCGCACGCCTCGCGAAAGTGGTGATCGGCGATCCGCGCCTGGAAACCACCCGGATGGGCGCGCTGGTGTCTGGCAGCCAGAAACGCGACGTGTTGGAAAAAGCAGCCCTGATCGGCACCGAAGCCAAACGCGTCTTTGGCGACCCCGAAAATTTTGCCGTCGAAGGCGCCGACGCCGAACAGGGCGCCTTTGTGCCGCCGATGCTGTTCCACTGCGAAGACCCCGACACGGCTGTGCATGTGCATGATACCGAAGCCTTCGGCCCGGTCTCGACCGTCATGGGCTATCGTGATCTGGACCACGCCATCGCGCTGGCCAATCGCGGCCAGGGCTCGCTTGTTGCCTCGGTCATCACCCATGATCCGGCAGTCGCGCGCGCTGTCGCGCTTGGCTCCGGCGCCTTCCACGGGCGCCTCTATTTCAACAACCGCGACTCGATGAAGGAATCCACCGGCCACGGCTCTCCGCTGCCCCATATGGTGCACGGCGGTCCGGGTCGCGCTGGCGGCGGCGAGGAGCTGGGCGGCGTGCGCGGCGTCAAACATTACATGCAGCGCACCGCCATCCAGGGCAGCCCCGATATCCTCTCCGCCATCGGTGACAAATGGGTGCCGGGCGGCACTGAAATCGCGGCTCCGGCGCATCCCTTCACCCGGAAGTATAGTGAATTATCAATTGGAGAGACCCTCCATACAGCCCCGCGCACCGTTACAATTAATGATATCGAACATTTCGCTCATTTCACCGGCGATACCTTCTATGCCCATATGGATGACGCCGCAGCGAAGCGGAATCCCTTCTTCCCGGGCCGCGTCGCGCATGGCTATCTGCTCCTGTCCTTTGCCGCGGGTCTCTTTGTGCAGCCAGACGAAGGCCCGGTGCTGGCCAACACCGGCCTTGATGGTCTGCGCTTCATGAAACCGGTGTCAGCCGGCGACAGCATCAAGGTGCGCCTGACCGTCAAGAAGAAGACTCCCCGCAACGAAGAATACGGCGAGGTACGCTGGCACGTGACCCTGACCAATCAGGACGACGAACTGGTCGCGGAATACGAACTGCTGACCATGAACGCCTTCTGA
- a CDS encoding PaaX family transcriptional regulator C-terminal domain-containing protein yields MSTEQNQWFEASVAQLNDPQNLRVWSIIVSLFGDLAQKEGAQISGSALTRIITPMGIKPEAIRVALHRLRKDGWVESSRSGRASVHFLTKFGRSQSAAVTPRIYERHPPAPTDWHLLISEEGAGQATLDDVLLLPQYVAVNRHTALGHGKIPGNLDDLLAIEFSKISVPVWLKDRLFPEDLQEACDRLNTALQGIKTPPTDLDPAQIATLRTLIVHRWRRIVLRHPGLPPIFHPASWSGEACRNRVFQLLDALPSPDLSELGAPQER; encoded by the coding sequence ATGAGCACAGAACAAAACCAGTGGTTTGAAGCCAGCGTCGCGCAGCTGAACGATCCGCAGAACCTGCGGGTCTGGTCGATCATCGTCTCCCTTTTTGGTGATCTTGCGCAGAAGGAGGGCGCCCAGATCAGCGGCAGCGCCCTGACGCGGATTATCACACCCATGGGCATCAAACCCGAAGCCATCCGCGTAGCGCTGCACCGCCTGCGCAAGGACGGCTGGGTCGAAAGCTCCCGTTCCGGGCGCGCTTCTGTGCATTTCCTGACGAAATTCGGCCGCAGCCAATCCGCTGCGGTGACCCCGCGCATCTACGAGCGCCACCCGCCCGCACCCACCGACTGGCACCTGCTGATCAGTGAGGAAGGCGCAGGACAGGCCACGCTGGATGACGTTCTGCTGCTCCCGCAATATGTGGCGGTTAACCGGCACACCGCCCTTGGCCATGGCAAGATACCGGGGAACCTTGATGACCTGCTGGCCATCGAGTTTTCAAAGATCTCGGTGCCCGTCTGGCTGAAAGACCGTCTCTTCCCCGAGGACCTGCAAGAGGCCTGCGATAGGCTCAACACGGCCCTGCAGGGGATCAAGACCCCGCCGACGGATCTGGATCCGGCCCAGATCGCCACGCTGCGCACCCTGATCGTGCACCGCTGGCGCCGGATTGTGCTGCGCCACCCGGGCCTGCCGCCGATCTTCCATCCCGCATCCTGGAGCGGGGAAGCCTGCCGGAACCGCGTGTTTCAACTGCTGGACGCCCTGCCCTCCCCGGATCTTTCAGAGCTGGGTGCCCCGCAGGAGCGCTAA
- a CDS encoding Lrp/AsnC family transcriptional regulator: protein MSRSDLDDIDFAILRALSRDATRTAGALGRELGLSQPATWRRIRRLQQAGILLGRRLDLDRKKLGFGVTVFLGIKLATKGRVSLEDFERAVSAIPEVETVEHILGMYDYRLRVTARDIADFERVLRRRIMTLPGVGNVDANVLLSEERRPGPLG, encoded by the coding sequence ATGAGCCGCAGCGATCTCGACGATATCGATTTTGCCATCTTGCGGGCGCTGTCGCGGGATGCCACGCGCACTGCCGGGGCGCTGGGGCGGGAACTTGGCCTCAGCCAGCCCGCCACATGGCGCCGTATCCGCCGCCTGCAGCAGGCGGGGATCCTGCTGGGGCGTCGTCTGGATCTGGACCGCAAGAAGCTTGGCTTTGGCGTGACAGTGTTTCTGGGCATCAAGCTGGCGACCAAGGGGCGTGTCAGCCTTGAGGACTTCGAACGCGCGGTCTCTGCCATCCCCGAAGTGGAAACAGTGGAGCATATCCTGGGCATGTATGACTACCGCCTACGCGTCACCGCCCGGGACATTGCCGATTTCGAGCGGGTCCTGCGGCGCCGGATCATGACCTTACCTGGTGTCGGAAACGTGGACGCAAACGTGCTGCTCTCCGAAGAACGCAGGCCGGGGCCGCTGGGATAG
- the paaG gene encoding 2-(1,2-epoxy-1,2-dihydrophenyl)acetyl-CoA isomerase PaaG, whose amino-acid sequence MTDSILVADHGQWVEITLNRPDRLNSFNDEMHNALRAALEAARDGGARAVLLTGAGRGFCAGQDLGDRDPRKMDGPPDLGNTVRTFYAPLVRLIRSLNFPVICAVNGVAAGAGANIALACDVVLAAESAKFIQSFSKVGLIPDTGGSWHLPRLLGEARAKGLAFTAEPLPAKKAEDWGLIWKALPDEELMTEARAMAEKFGNGPTLGLGLTKQCIQAAAVDTLTDHLEMEADAMKTCGESADYAEGVASFLEKRSPEFKGK is encoded by the coding sequence ATGACAGATTCGATTCTGGTCGCGGATCACGGGCAGTGGGTGGAAATTACCCTGAATCGCCCGGACCGGCTGAACAGCTTCAACGATGAGATGCACAATGCCTTGCGCGCCGCGCTGGAGGCTGCCCGCGATGGTGGCGCCCGGGCGGTTCTGCTGACCGGTGCTGGCCGGGGCTTTTGCGCCGGGCAGGATCTGGGCGATCGCGATCCGCGCAAGATGGACGGCCCGCCGGATCTTGGGAATACCGTGCGGACCTTCTATGCGCCGCTGGTACGGTTGATCCGCTCGCTGAACTTCCCGGTGATCTGCGCCGTCAATGGCGTTGCTGCCGGGGCTGGGGCAAATATCGCACTCGCCTGTGATGTGGTTCTGGCGGCCGAAAGCGCCAAGTTCATCCAATCCTTCTCCAAAGTCGGTCTGATCCCCGATACTGGCGGCAGCTGGCATCTGCCGCGCCTGCTGGGCGAAGCCCGCGCCAAGGGGCTGGCCTTCACCGCCGAGCCGCTGCCCGCCAAAAAGGCCGAGGACTGGGGGCTGATCTGGAAGGCGTTGCCGGATGAAGAGCTTATGACCGAAGCCCGCGCCATGGCCGAGAAATTCGGAAATGGTCCGACGCTGGGTCTGGGGCTGACCAAACAATGTATTCAAGCTGCCGCCGTCGACACGCTGACTGACCATCTGGAGATGGAAGCGGACGCCATGAAAACCTGCGGTGAAAGCGCAGACTATGCCGAAGGCGTTGCCTCTTTCCTGGAAAAGCGCAGCCCGGAGTTCAAAGGCAAATGA
- a CDS encoding alpha/beta fold hydrolase → MSVFSTLSIAALAAPAALFGAAHLSTRKQAREAERLVPPAGQFHQTAHGRLHYVEMGPQKAQTLVLIHGLSGQLQHFTYALAGRLAQDFHIIALDRPGCGYSTRNSDTLARLPAQAAMIQELLDAKGVKNPVLVGHSLGGAVSLAMALAAADRIRGLALLAPLTHPSAGGADAFKGLIVHSPMVRRLMAHTVAIPAAKRTAEAVLTQIFAPETCPSDFLDRAGGILGLRPQSFIAASADATLLYPTIAEQADRYLRELRTPGAVLFGADDAVLNAEEQGRAMEAFGLKCRIEPGFGHMLPITQPALCEDFIRATAASLPT, encoded by the coding sequence ATGTCGGTTTTCAGTACGCTCTCGATCGCAGCCCTCGCGGCGCCCGCAGCGTTGTTCGGCGCGGCGCATCTTAGCACACGCAAGCAGGCCCGCGAGGCAGAGCGACTGGTGCCTCCGGCCGGACAGTTCCACCAGACCGCCCACGGGCGGCTGCATTACGTGGAAATGGGACCGCAGAAAGCGCAGACACTGGTGCTGATCCACGGCCTATCGGGGCAATTGCAACATTTTACTTATGCGCTGGCCGGACGTCTGGCGCAGGATTTTCATATCATTGCATTGGACCGGCCCGGTTGCGGATACTCCACCCGCAACAGCGACACACTTGCCCGCCTGCCCGCGCAAGCCGCGATGATCCAGGAGCTTCTGGATGCCAAAGGGGTGAAAAACCCGGTTCTGGTGGGGCACTCGCTAGGCGGCGCGGTATCGCTGGCAATGGCACTGGCCGCGGCGGACAGGATCCGGGGGCTGGCGCTGCTGGCGCCCCTGACCCATCCTTCGGCGGGCGGGGCAGATGCCTTCAAGGGGCTGATCGTACATTCCCCCATGGTCCGGCGCCTGATGGCCCATACGGTTGCCATCCCCGCGGCCAAACGCACCGCTGAGGCGGTTCTGACGCAGATCTTCGCTCCTGAAACCTGCCCTTCGGATTTCCTTGACCGGGCCGGGGGCATTCTGGGCCTGCGCCCGCAAAGCTTTATCGCCGCCTCGGCCGATGCCACGCTGCTCTACCCGACGATTGCAGAGCAAGCCGACCGGTACCTGCGCGAGCTGCGCACGCCCGGCGCGGTGCTGTTCGGAGCGGATGACGCAGTGCTGAATGCCGAAGAACAGGGCCGCGCGATGGAGGCCTTTGGCCTCAAATGCCGGATCGAACCGGGCTTTGGCCATATGCTGCCCATCACCCAGCCCGCGCTTTGCGAGGACTTCATCCGGGCAACGGCGGCCAGCCTGCCGACATGA
- the paaK gene encoding phenylacetate--CoA ligase PaaK, with product MKDLTPNKAELDPIEIASIDEIRSLQLERLKWSLRHAYDNVPMYKQRFDEAGVHPDDLQQLSDLSKFPFTYKNDLRDNYPFGLFAVPREEIIRLHASSGTTGKPTVVGYTKGDIDNWADLVARSLRAAGLRKGNMVHNAYGYGLFTGGLGAHYGIERLGATVVPMSGGQTEKQVGLITDFQPDGIMVTPSYMLNILEQFHKVGLDPRDSSLQVGVFGAEPWTDAMRKEVEDAFDMHAVDIYGLSEIMGPGVASECVETKDGPVIWEDHFLPEIIDPVTGEVLPDGEMGELVFTTLTKEGLPMVRYRTRDLTRLLPGTARTMRRMEKITGRSDDMIILRGVNVFPSQIEEQLMATGGLAPHYQIELYKSGRMDAMRVFVEANPDATDEMSKTAAARMLTKRIKDMVGVSTEIIVGEPGEVERSQGKAKRVVDNRDKG from the coding sequence ATGAAAGACCTGACCCCCAACAAGGCTGAGCTCGACCCGATCGAAATCGCCTCCATCGACGAAATCCGCAGCCTGCAGCTGGAGCGCCTGAAATGGTCGCTGCGCCATGCCTATGACAACGTGCCGATGTACAAGCAGCGGTTCGATGAGGCGGGCGTGCATCCTGACGATCTGCAGCAGCTTTCGGATCTTTCGAAGTTCCCCTTCACCTACAAGAATGACCTGCGCGACAACTACCCGTTCGGTCTCTTTGCCGTGCCGCGCGAGGAAATCATCCGCCTGCACGCGTCCTCGGGCACCACGGGCAAGCCGACCGTCGTGGGCTATACCAAGGGTGACATCGACAACTGGGCCGATCTGGTCGCGCGGAGCTTGCGCGCCGCCGGTCTGCGCAAGGGCAACATGGTGCATAACGCCTATGGCTATGGGCTCTTCACCGGCGGTCTGGGCGCGCATTACGGGATCGAACGCCTTGGCGCCACGGTGGTGCCGATGTCCGGCGGCCAGACCGAGAAACAGGTGGGCCTGATCACCGATTTCCAGCCTGATGGGATCATGGTGACGCCTTCCTACATGCTGAATATCCTTGAGCAGTTCCACAAGGTGGGACTGGATCCGCGCGACAGCTCGCTGCAGGTGGGTGTCTTTGGCGCCGAGCCCTGGACAGATGCCATGCGCAAGGAGGTCGAAGACGCCTTTGACATGCACGCGGTGGATATCTACGGCCTGTCGGAAATCATGGGGCCGGGTGTGGCCAGCGAATGCGTGGAAACCAAGGACGGCCCGGTGATCTGGGAGGATCACTTCCTGCCCGAAATCATTGACCCCGTCACCGGTGAAGTGCTGCCCGACGGCGAAATGGGCGAGCTGGTCTTTACCACGCTGACCAAGGAAGGTCTGCCGATGGTGCGCTATCGCACCCGCGATCTGACCCGCCTGCTGCCGGGCACCGCCCGCACCATGCGGCGGATGGAAAAGATCACTGGCCGCAGCGACGACATGATCATCCTGCGCGGCGTCAACGTCTTCCCCAGCCAGATCGAAGAGCAGTTGATGGCCACCGGTGGTCTGGCGCCGCATTACCAGATCGAGCTTTATAAATCCGGCCGCATGGATGCGATGCGGGTCTTTGTCGAAGCCAACCCGGATGCCACCGACGAAATGTCGAAAACCGCTGCAGCGCGGATGCTGACCAAACGGATCAAGGATATGGTCGGGGTCTCGACCGAGATCATTGTTGGCGAGCCGGGCGAGGTGGAGCGCAGCCAGGGCAAGGCCAAGCGCGTCGTCGACAACCGCGACAAAGGATAA
- a CDS encoding TetR/AcrR family transcriptional regulator — MARTIAKDHDLKRAQILKSAAKVFADAGYDRASMTQLARECGISKANIYHYYDSKDAVLFGLLETYLSDLRDRVCELDLSGLEAEARLRRIVAEILLAYQGADDEHQVQISAMSALPEEQQTLLRGYQRELVTFMSDAISAVAPEVFAGDAAKLRAATMSVFGMLNWYYMWNSGAGSDAREGYADIVTTLTLNGVKGL, encoded by the coding sequence GTGGCCCGCACGATCGCAAAAGACCATGACCTGAAACGGGCGCAGATCCTCAAATCTGCGGCCAAGGTCTTCGCTGACGCCGGTTATGACCGCGCGTCGATGACCCAGCTGGCGCGGGAGTGCGGGATCTCCAAGGCCAATATCTATCACTACTATGACAGCAAGGATGCCGTTCTCTTCGGCCTCCTTGAAACCTATCTGAGCGATTTGCGGGATCGGGTCTGCGAGCTGGACCTGTCGGGCCTTGAGGCAGAGGCCCGCTTGCGCCGCATCGTGGCGGAGATACTGCTCGCCTATCAGGGGGCCGATGACGAGCATCAGGTGCAGATCAGCGCCATGTCAGCCCTCCCCGAAGAACAGCAGACATTGCTGCGTGGCTATCAGCGCGAGCTGGTGACCTTCATGAGCGACGCGATCAGCGCCGTCGCGCCCGAGGTTTTTGCCGGGGATGCGGCGAAGCTGCGCGCAGCGACCATGTCGGTCTTTGGCATGCTGAACTGGTATTACATGTGGAATTCCGGTGCCGGATCCGACGCCCGCGAGGGCTATGCCGATATTGTCACCACCCTGACGCTGAACGGGGTAAAGGGCCTCTGA
- the ilvC gene encoding ketol-acid reductoisomerase produces MRVYYDRDCDVNLIKDKKVAILGYGSQGHAHALNLRDSGAKNLVVALREGSASAKKAEAEGLQVMGIAEAAAWCDVIMFTMPDELQAETYKKYVHDNIKPGAAIAFAHGLNVHFGLIEPKEGVDVIMMAPKGPGHTVRGEYTKGGGVPCLVAVDNDATGKALEIGLSYCSAIGGGRSGIIETNFREECETDLFGEQAVLCGGLVELIRMGFETLVEAGYAPEMAYFECLHEVKLIVDLIYEGGIANMNYSISNTAEYGEYVSGPRILPYDETKARMKAVLTDIQTGKFVRDFMQENAVGQPFFKGTRRLNDEHQIEQVGEKLRDMMPWISAGKMVDKEKN; encoded by the coding sequence ATGCGCGTTTACTATGACCGCGATTGCGATGTGAACCTGATCAAGGACAAGAAAGTGGCCATCCTGGGCTACGGTTCGCAAGGCCACGCCCACGCCCTGAACCTGCGCGACAGCGGCGCGAAGAACCTTGTCGTCGCCCTGCGCGAAGGCTCTGCCTCGGCCAAGAAAGCCGAAGCCGAAGGCCTGCAGGTCATGGGCATCGCCGAAGCGGCAGCCTGGTGTGACGTGATCATGTTCACCATGCCCGATGAACTTCAGGCAGAGACCTACAAGAAATACGTCCACGACAACATCAAGCCCGGCGCAGCCATCGCATTCGCCCACGGCCTGAACGTGCACTTCGGCCTGATCGAGCCGAAAGAAGGCGTCGACGTCATCATGATGGCGCCCAAAGGCCCCGGCCACACCGTGCGCGGCGAATACACCAAAGGCGGCGGCGTGCCCTGCCTGGTGGCCGTGGACAATGACGCCACCGGCAAGGCGCTGGAAATCGGCCTGTCCTACTGCTCTGCCATCGGTGGCGGCCGCTCGGGCATCATCGAAACCAACTTCCGCGAAGAATGCGAAACCGACCTCTTTGGTGAGCAGGCCGTTCTCTGCGGTGGTCTCGTTGAACTGATCCGCATGGGCTTTGAAACCCTGGTCGAAGCCGGTTACGCGCCGGAAATGGCCTATTTCGAGTGCCTGCACGAAGTGAAGCTGATCGTGGACCTGATCTACGAAGGCGGCATCGCGAACATGAACTACTCGATCTCGAACACCGCCGAATACGGCGAGTATGTCTCGGGTCCGCGCATCCTGCCCTACGACGAAACCAAAGCCCGGATGAAAGCGGTTCTGACCGACATCCAGACCGGCAAATTCGTGCGTGACTTCATGCAGGAAAACGCCGTTGGCCAGCCGTTCTTCAAAGGCACCCGCCGCCTGAACGACGAACACCAGATCGAGCAGGTCGGTGAGAAACTGCGCGACATGATGCCCTGGATCTCGGCCGGCAAGATGGTCGACAAAGAAAAGAACTAA
- a CDS encoding Lrp/AsnC family transcriptional regulator has protein sequence MLDDLDRRILRHMQSEPEQSIPDLAERLGLTPSRLSRRLEKLRETGVILGQHAVIDWRALGYAVEVSLRVTLDKTNPRAFDEFLEAARLIPEVLEIQTFLGQVDVRLSVIARDMPHYQEIYRAQILTLPHITDIEALMHVARIKSNESLPL, from the coding sequence ATGCTTGATGATCTGGATCGGCGCATTCTGCGCCACATGCAAAGCGAACCGGAGCAATCGATTCCGGATCTTGCTGAACGGCTGGGCCTCACGCCATCGCGCCTGTCGCGGCGGCTGGAAAAGCTGCGCGAGACAGGCGTCATTCTGGGCCAGCACGCGGTGATCGACTGGCGCGCGCTGGGTTATGCGGTGGAGGTTTCCTTGCGGGTGACACTGGACAAGACCAACCCGCGGGCCTTTGACGAATTCCTGGAGGCCGCGCGGCTGATCCCCGAGGTGCTGGAGATCCAGACCTTTCTGGGGCAGGTCGATGTGCGCCTTTCGGTGATTGCCCGCGACATGCCGCATTATCAGGAGATCTACCGGGCCCAGATCCTGACCCTGCCGCATATCACCGATATCGAGGCGTTGATGCATGTGGCGCGGATCAAATCGAACGAAAGCCTGCCACTATGA
- the paaI gene encoding hydroxyphenylacetyl-CoA thioesterase PaaI: protein MTPKERAEKSSAAMWSSDNASKWAGMEIAEVDAGRAVLQLTVEAHHCNGHGICHGGVTFMLADSAFAFACNSRNQATVAQSNSITYTAPGRLGDRLTADAREVSLTGRSGIYDVTVKNQDDLVIAEFRGLSRAIKGHLFEE, encoded by the coding sequence ATGACCCCGAAAGAACGCGCGGAAAAATCCAGCGCCGCCATGTGGTCCAGCGACAATGCGTCGAAATGGGCCGGAATGGAGATCGCCGAGGTCGACGCCGGGCGCGCGGTACTGCAGCTGACGGTCGAAGCGCACCATTGCAACGGCCACGGTATCTGCCATGGCGGCGTGACCTTTATGCTGGCCGACAGCGCCTTTGCCTTTGCCTGCAACAGCCGCAATCAGGCCACCGTGGCGCAAAGCAACAGCATTACCTATACCGCGCCGGGACGCCTTGGCGACCGGCTGACCGCCGATGCGCGAGAGGTCTCCTTGACCGGGCGCAGCGGCATCTACGACGTGACCGTCAAAAATCAGGATGATCTGGTGATCGCAGAGTTCCGGGGCCTGTCCCGTGCGATCAAAGGCCATCTTTTCGAAGAATAG